In a genomic window of Thermodesulfobacteriota bacterium:
- a CDS encoding ABC transporter permease: MRSLKNIYHLGIKELISLRYDAVLIFLILYSFTVLIYLAATSGGLELRNASIAMVDEDRSPLSYRIHDAFLEPYFQKPEYLTISEIDKAMDSSIFTFVVDIPPDFQADLLAGRKPDIQVNVDATAMSQAGIGTGYINEIITEEIMEFLRGYRVDPKQPVGIAMRVKFNPNLKSSWFMSIMEIINVITMLSMLLAGAAIVREREHGTIDHLLVMPLTPFEIMCAKFWSNSSVIVLASLLSLLLLVEGILRVPLKGSIPLFLFGTVLYLFSTTSIGIFLATIARSMPQLGLLTIIVIFPMIALSGGYTPLDSMPEPIRILMMFSP; encoded by the coding sequence ATGAGAAGTCTTAAAAATATATATCACTTAGGTATCAAGGAATTGATAAGTCTCCGCTATGATGCAGTGTTGATATTCCTGATTCTTTATAGCTTTACAGTCTTGATTTACCTGGCTGCAACTAGCGGTGGTCTTGAACTGCGCAATGCTTCTATAGCTATGGTCGATGAAGACAGGTCTCCGCTATCTTATAGAATACATGATGCATTTCTCGAACCATACTTCCAAAAACCAGAATATCTAACCATTTCTGAAATCGACAAGGCAATGGACTCGAGCATTTTTACGTTCGTTGTCGATATCCCTCCTGACTTCCAGGCCGACCTGCTAGCCGGGCGAAAACCCGATATTCAAGTGAACGTCGATGCCACGGCAATGAGTCAGGCCGGTATTGGCACAGGCTACATAAACGAGATAATAACAGAAGAAATCATGGAGTTTTTACGGGGTTATAGAGTCGATCCCAAACAACCAGTGGGAATTGCGATGCGAGTTAAATTCAATCCAAATCTTAAATCGAGCTGGTTTATGAGCATAATGGAGATTATTAACGTAATAACGATGCTTTCTATGTTACTCGCCGGCGCAGCCATTGTCAGAGAAAGAGAACATGGGACTATAGACCACCTTCTAGTAATGCCACTTACTCCATTTGAGATTATGTGCGCCAAGTTTTGGTCAAATAGCTCGGTAATCGTTTTAGCCTCTTTGTTGTCCTTATTGCTCCTTGTCGAAGGCATTCTGCGTGTACCTTTGAAAGGGTCTATACCTCTGTTCTTATTCGGGACTGTCTTATATCTTTTTTCAACAACCTCTATTGGTATATTTTTAGCCACAATTGCTCGATCGATGCCCCAACTGGGTCTTCTAACTATAATTGTTATTTTCCCCATGATCGCGCTCTCAGGAGGGTATACTCCACTGGATAGTATGCCCGAACCTATCCGAATACTGATGATGTTCTCACC